Proteins from a genomic interval of Crassostrea angulata isolate pt1a10 chromosome 7, ASM2561291v2, whole genome shotgun sequence:
- the LOC128192081 gene encoding protocadherin beta-15-like codes for MAAFFLLCALSIFETSLSEFVADFSINEQGPPGQLIGNIATKSNFLQKANHSSVIYTYLDKNNAYAGLFSITESNGDLTTTTTIDRENIQCKDPQCILTFDVAANFGDFDVITVNVHVIDINDNAPQFPKSLITINISETSSVGHLVQLPSAVDLDTGENNGVQNYEIFPANVTFGLQTKKKLDGSFDVKLVLLENLDREKKAFYTCKIFAKDGGVEQNIGTLQVDINVLDDNDNPPVFGESIYNKTVPENTLPGTTILRVTATDADSGLNGELEYHISQGAYSDIFSINNRTGEILLLKKLVYEPNEIFSFFVEARDKGAIPNYAQVKVNIQIQDAGNNPPVVKVNLVSGSAGKVLISELINIDAFVAHVSVEDSDTGKNGEYVCSISSSFFDIKPLQSKGYKVVVKIPLDREKASEHNVTVSCHDLGTPPLYSSVSFIVQVGDENDNKPVFLQPTYFASIEENNPVGVTVTKVSATDNDIDLNAQIQYVLHSDAGSSFSINRITGVINATGVLDRETTSDYLFRVLAVDGGKEPKTGTATVIVNITDINDNKPKFSKSLFTFEVSELSDPYTHVGRVTAQDPDLGQNAYLQYSMSSQDRNVPFEVSLNGTVITRAELDREYMGQYNFMVYVRDSGNPSLNSSAYVTVYVMDANDNAPRILFPNKMNNTVSSTVTSLPITKIIAEDKDDGINRQLTYFIQTGNDKNMFNLHSQTGELFLNRNYQFTTDQSVSLIICVQDGGLPVKSACTQLNVEVSINNATIADEKPETDNKYIYISIGVIIFTLIISAGIVVVILVIRKKDSERKNNKSSPGPLGVPMQNGYAPTGTSTLPNSHPEAEYMERKKVTLNAGTNREGSLGSSSHNYSSNISQNNLYDKPPSYSSLRPDSNMEAMKLQQILLKKDNQVSTNGRAHPCDSNSDTSGETIPSDSGRGGSEDDNPSTAHTADDSRSFDFYHSQSMSPSSFISSLPRKDSKPPRPPPCHIPSSSDKRHSAVPFHSAHNMPYSPISYSSHNDSDQWDFVKSPYNSSVHKDYFNLVGGGSLISTNKSREDDDDAATTTSGSYTINPEDLDDDLNYRCSNDFIV; via the exons ATGGCAGCTTTCTTCCTACTGTGTGCTTTATCCATTTTCGAGACTTCTTTATCAGAATTTGTTGCTGATTTTTCTATAAATGAACAAGGACCCCCAGGACAACTGATTGGGAATATTGCAACGaaaagtaattttcttcagaaggCAAACCACTCATCAGTCATTTATACATATCTAGATAAAAATAATGCCTATGCTGGTCTATTCAGCATCACCGAGTCCAATGGGGATTTGACAACAACTACAACCATTGACCGAGAGAATATTCAATGTAAAGATCCACagtgtattttaacatttgatgtGGCTGCAAACTTTGGTGATTTTGATGTCATAACAGTAAACGTTCATGTCATAGACATTAACGACAATGCACCACAATTTCCAAAATCTTTAATTACAATCAACATTTCGGAAACTTCTAGTGTTGGCCATCTTGTTCAACTCCCATCAGCCGTGGATTTGGATACAGGGGAGAATAATGGagttcaaaattatgaaatattccCAGCCAACGTAACCTTTGGCCTTCAGACAAAGAAGAAACTGGATGGAAGTTTTGACGTAAAATTAGTGTTGCTTGAGAATCTTGACAGGGAGAAAAAAGCTTTTTATACGTGTAAGATTTTCGCAAAAGATGGAGGTGTAGAACAGAACATCGGCACATTGCAAGTTGATATAAATGTTTTGGACGATAATGACAATCCTCCTGTGTTTGGGGAGTCCATTTACAATAAGACTGTTCCTGAGAATACCCTGCCCGGTACCACCATTCTGAGAGTGACAGCCACTGATGCTGACAGTGGATTAAACGGAGAGCTGGAGTACCACATCAGCCAAGGAGCCTACAGCGATATATTCTCCATCAACAACCGAACTGGGGAAATTTTACTTCTGAAGAAATTAGTTTACGAACCAAATGAgatcttttctttctttgtgGAAGCAAGGGACAAAGGAGCGATTCCAAACTATGCTCAGGTCAAGGTTAACATACAGATTCAGGATGCTGGAAACAACCCACCAGTGGTCAAGGTCAATTTGGTGTCAGGGAGTGCCGGGAAAGTCCTGATTTCTGAACTGATTAATATTGACGCGTTCGTGGCTCACGTCAGTGTGGAAGACTCGGACACAGGAAAAAACGGAGAATATGTGTGCTCCATCTCCTCCTCCTTTTTTGACATCAAGCCTCTGCAAAGTAAGGGTTACAAAGTCGTGGTGAAAATACCTTTGGACAGAGAAAAAGCCAGTGAACACAACGTAACAGTTTCTTGTCATGACTTAGGAACACCCCCATTATATTCCTCCGTTAGTTTCATCGTACAAGTTGGGGATGAAAATGACAACAAACCTGTGTTTCTCCAGCCGACCTACTTTGCAAGCATAGAAGAGAATAACCCTGTTGGAGTAACTGTCACTAAGGTTTCGGCCACTGATAATGACATCGATTTGAATGCTCAGATTCAGTACGTTCTCCACAGCGATGCTGGGTCTTCGTTTAGTATCAATCGAATCACCGGAGTCATCAACGCCACTGGGGTACTAGACAGGGAGACCACTAGTGACTACTTATTCCGAGTCTTAGCAGTGGATGGTGGAAAGGAACCAAAAACCGGCACTGCCACAGTCATTGTCAATATAACAGACATCAACGATAACAAACCCAAGTTTTCAAAATCCCTTTTTACTTTTGAAGTGAGTGAGTTAAGCGACCCTTACACCCATGTTGGCAGGGTCACTGCACAGGACCCAGATTTGGGACAGAATGCCTATCTACAGTACTCCATGTCTTCACAAGACAGGAATGTTCCGTTTGAAGTCTCGCTCAATGGAACTGTGATTACCAGGGCTGAACTGGACAGAGAGTACATGGGTCAGTACAATTTCATGGTGTATGTTAGGGACAGTGGAAACCCCTCTCTGAACAGTTCTGCCTATGTTACGGTATATGTCATGGATGCAAATGATAATGCACCCAGAATATTGTTTCCCAACAAAATGAACAACACGGTGTCCTCCACTGTGACCTCTTTACCGATAACCAAGATCATAGCAGAAGACAAAGATGATGGCATCAACAGGCAACTCACCTACTTCATACAGACCGGAAACGACAAAAACATGTTCAACTTGCACTCGCAGACTGGAGAATTGTTCCTGAACCGTAACTACCAGTTCACGACCGATCAGTCCGTCAGCTTAATCATCTGTGTGCAAGACGGTGGGCTTCCAGTGAAATCAGCATGTACCCAACTTAATGTTGAGGTGTCCATTAATAATGCCACTATTGCTGATGAGAAACCTGAAACAGACAataagtatatttacatttctattgGTGTCATCATCTTTACTCTCATCATCTCCGCTGGCATCGTGGTTGTTATTCTGGTCATCAGGAAGAAAGACAGTGAGCGCAAGAATAACAAGTCTAGTCCTGGTCCCCTTGGGGTTCCCATGCAGAATGGGTACGCTCCCACTGGAACCTCTACCCTCCCCAATTCTCACCCAGAGGCAGAGTACATGGAGAGGAAGAAGGTGACGCTCAACGCGGGAACCAATAGAGAGGGAAGTCTGGGCAGCTCCAGCCATAACTACAGCTCCAACATCTCACAAAAT AATTTATATGACAAGCCCCCATCTTATTCCTCCCTGAGACCAGATTCTAACATGGAAGCCATGAAACTTCAACAAATTCTCCTGAAAAAAGACAACCAG GTTTCTACTAACGGGAGAGCCCACCCTTGTGACAGTAATAGCGACACGTCAGGGGAAACAATCCCGTCAGACAGCGGGCGAGGGGGCAGTGAGGATGATAATCCAAGTACTGCACATACAGCAG ATGATTCCAGATCATTTGATTTCTACCACAGCCAATCAATGTCTCCTTCTTCATTTATTTCATCACTGCCCAGAAAGGACAGTAAACCCCCCAGACCTCCCCCTTGCCACATTCCCAGCAGCAGTGATAAAAGACACTCAGCTGTTCCATTTCATAGTGCTCATAACATGCCATATTCCCCCATCTCATACTCTTCACATAATGACTCGGACCAGTGGGACTTCGTGAAGTCCCCCTACAACTCAAGTGTTCACAAAGACTATTTCAATCTTGTTGGCGGTGGCAGCCTTATTAGCACCAACAAGTCGCGGGAGGATGATGACGATGCCGCTACAACCACATCGGGCAGCTACACCATTAACCCAGAGGACCTGGATGATGATCTTAACTACCGATGCTCTAATGACTTCATCGTGTAG